One region of Hoeflea sp. 108 genomic DNA includes:
- a CDS encoding carboxymuconolactone decarboxylase family protein yields MDISNESRFERGKRALAEIDGEGGQKVVDSLADIAPDFARYIIEFPFGDIYSRPGLDLRSREIATIAALTALGNAAPQLKVHIQAGINVGLSRDEIVETIMQMAVYAGFPAALNGLFAAKEVFHGEHSLAA; encoded by the coding sequence ATGGACATCAGCAACGAAAGCCGCTTCGAGCGCGGTAAGCGCGCCCTGGCTGAGATCGATGGCGAAGGCGGGCAGAAGGTCGTGGATTCGCTGGCCGACATCGCGCCCGATTTCGCCCGCTACATCATCGAGTTCCCGTTCGGCGACATCTACTCGCGCCCCGGCCTCGACCTCAGGTCGCGCGAGATCGCGACGATCGCAGCACTGACCGCGCTCGGCAACGCCGCCCCGCAGCTCAAGGTCCATATCCAGGCCGGGATCAATGTCGGACTCAGCCGCGACGAGATCGTGGAAACCATCATGCAGATGGCCGTCTATGCCGGGTTCCCGGCCGCGCTCAACGGCCTGTTCGCCGCCAAGGAGGTGTTTCATGGGGAACACAGCCTGGCCGCATAA
- a CDS encoding YggS family pyridoxal phosphate-dependent enzyme has protein sequence MENSVEQLTLVKHKIGAAEREANRQDGSATLVAVSKTFDAEHIRPVIEAGQRVFGENRVQEAQGKWPALKAEFSDIDLHLIGPLQSNKAKEAVALFDVIETVDREKIAAELAREIERQGRAPKLYVQVNTGSEPQKAGIEPREAVAFVKRCREIHGLAIEGLMCIPPAEENPGPHFALLAKLAREAGVEKLSMGMSGDYELAVAFGATSVRVGSAIFGTR, from the coding sequence ATGGAAAACTCGGTCGAACAGCTAACGCTGGTGAAGCATAAGATAGGTGCGGCCGAGCGCGAAGCCAACAGGCAGGACGGATCGGCAACGCTCGTCGCGGTCTCCAAGACCTTCGACGCCGAGCACATTCGCCCCGTCATCGAAGCCGGCCAGCGCGTTTTTGGCGAAAACCGCGTCCAGGAGGCGCAGGGCAAGTGGCCGGCGCTGAAGGCCGAATTCTCCGACATCGATCTCCACCTCATCGGCCCGCTCCAGTCCAACAAGGCCAAGGAGGCGGTCGCCCTGTTCGACGTCATCGAAACCGTCGACCGTGAGAAAATCGCCGCCGAGCTTGCCAGGGAAATCGAGCGCCAGGGCCGCGCCCCGAAACTCTATGTCCAGGTCAACACCGGCTCCGAGCCGCAGAAGGCCGGAATCGAGCCGCGCGAGGCGGTGGCCTTCGTCAAGCGCTGTCGCGAGATCCACGGCCTCGCCATCGAAGGCCTGATGTGCATCCCGCCGGCCGAAGAAAACCCGGGTCCGCATTTCGCCCTGCTTGCGAAGCTGGCGCGCGAAGCCGGCGTCGAAAAACTGTCGATGGGCATGTCTGGCGACTATGAGCTGGCAGTTGCATTCGGCGCCACCAGTGTTCGTGTCGGCTCGGCGATCTTCGGAACACGCTGA
- a CDS encoding usg protein translates to MRDASELELMLKGYGLTTAEILYHLPDHPHVLQTYIWQDYDLAPKFPILFGFIEFWRAKLEGPLHSVHYTHRKLIAPNEWRRVDGEFVLH, encoded by the coding sequence ATGCGCGACGCTTCTGAACTGGAACTTATGCTCAAGGGCTACGGCCTAACCACGGCCGAAATCCTCTATCATCTGCCCGACCATCCTCATGTGCTGCAGACCTACATCTGGCAAGACTACGATCTGGCGCCGAAATTCCCGATCCTGTTCGGCTTCATCGAGTTCTGGCGGGCCAAGCTGGAGGGGCCGCTGCATTCGGTGCATTACACCCACCGCAAGCTGATTGCTCCCAACGAGTGGCGCAGAGTCGACGGCGAGTTCGTGCTGCACTGA
- a CDS encoding branched-chain amino acid ABC transporter substrate-binding protein has translation MNLKILAGVSLAALVAFGSAARADITIGLVAPLTGPVAAYGDQVKNGAQAAVDAINEKGGILGEKIVLKLADDAGDPKQGVSAANLLVGEGVKYVVGPVTSGVAIPASDVFAENGILMVTPTATAPDLTNRGLTNVLRTCGRDDQQAEVAAAYVLKNLKDKRIAVVHDKGTYGKGLADAFKAALNKGGVTEVQYNSLTPGEKDLSALVTRLKADNVDVIYFGGYHPEGGLLARQLKDGGVNAVIIGGEGLSNTEFWAIGNEAAAGTLFTNASDALKNPASADAVKILKDKGIPAEAFTLNAYAAVEVLKAGIEKAGKADDTAAVATALKSGEPIATAIGNLTYGETGDLTSPSFSLFKWEGGKIVAAE, from the coding sequence ATGAACTTGAAAATCCTCGCGGGCGTCTCGCTCGCTGCGCTGGTTGCCTTCGGTTCGGCGGCGCGCGCCGACATCACCATCGGCCTCGTCGCCCCGCTCACCGGCCCGGTGGCCGCCTATGGCGATCAGGTCAAGAACGGCGCCCAGGCGGCGGTCGACGCCATCAACGAAAAGGGCGGCATCCTTGGCGAGAAGATCGTGCTGAAGCTCGCCGACGACGCTGGCGATCCCAAGCAGGGTGTTTCGGCGGCCAACCTTCTGGTCGGCGAAGGCGTGAAATACGTCGTCGGTCCGGTCACTTCGGGCGTGGCAATTCCGGCTTCGGACGTTTTTGCCGAGAACGGCATCCTGATGGTCACCCCGACCGCGACGGCGCCTGACCTGACCAACCGCGGCCTGACCAACGTGCTGCGCACTTGCGGCCGCGACGACCAGCAGGCCGAGGTGGCTGCCGCCTATGTGCTCAAGAACCTCAAGGACAAGCGCATCGCGGTCGTTCACGACAAGGGTACCTACGGCAAGGGTCTGGCCGATGCCTTCAAGGCAGCGCTGAACAAGGGTGGCGTGACGGAAGTGCAGTACAACTCGCTCACCCCAGGTGAGAAGGACCTGTCGGCACTCGTCACGCGCCTCAAGGCCGACAATGTCGACGTGATCTACTTCGGCGGCTACCACCCCGAGGGCGGCCTGCTGGCCCGCCAGCTCAAGGATGGCGGCGTCAACGCCGTGATCATCGGCGGCGAGGGCCTGTCGAACACCGAGTTCTGGGCGATCGGCAACGAAGCTGCGGCCGGCACGCTGTTCACCAACGCTTCCGATGCGCTGAAGAACCCGGCCTCGGCCGACGCTGTCAAGATTCTGAAGGACAAGGGCATTCCGGCCGAAGCCTTCACGCTCAATGCCTACGCCGCGGTCGAAGTGCTGAAGGCCGGTATCGAGAAGGCCGGCAAGGCCGACGACACGGCGGCAGTCGCCACGGCACTGAAGTCGGGCGAGCCGATCGCCACCGCCATCGGCAACCTGACCTATGGCGAAACCGGCGACCTGACCTCGCCGAGCTTCTCGCTGTTCAAGTGGGAAGGCGGCAAGATCGTCGCGGCCGAATAA
- the acs gene encoding acetate--CoA ligase codes for MSEVRVHRVQPAWKKNALIDNDTYLKWYGESVKNPDKFWGKHGKRIDWFKPYTKVKNTSFTGKVSIKWFEDGLTNVSYNCIDRHLKKRGDQTAIIWEGDNPYDDKKITYNELYEHVCRLANVMKKHGVKKGDRVTIYMPMIPEAAYAMLACTRIGAIHSIVFGGFSPDALAGRIVDCESTFVITADEGLRGGKAIPLKENTDKAIDIAAKHHVMVKDVLVVRRTGGKIGWAPGRDHWYHDEVRSVKAECKPEKMKAEDPLFILYTSGSTGKPKGVLHTTGGYLVYASMTHQYVFDYHDGDIYWCTADVGWVTGHSYIVYGPLANGATTLMFEGVPNYPSASRFWDVVDKHKVNIFYTAPTAIRALMGAGDDHVKKTSRKSLRVLGSVGEPINPEAWEWYYNVVGDKKVPIVDTWWQTETGGILITPLPGATDLKPGSATRPFFGVVPELVDNEGKVLEGAADGNLCITDSWPGQMRTVYGDHERFIQTYFSTYKGKYFTGDGCRRDDDGYYWITGRVDDVINVSGHRMGTAEVESALVSHDKVSEAAVVGYPHDIKGQGIYSYVTLMSGIEATEDLRKELVAHVRKEIGAIASPDKIQFAPGLPKTRSGKIMRRILRKIAEDDFAALGDTSTLADPAVVDDLVANRQNKKA; via the coding sequence ATGTCCGAAGTCCGTGTCCACCGCGTCCAGCCGGCGTGGAAGAAGAATGCGCTGATCGACAACGACACCTACCTGAAATGGTACGGCGAGAGCGTCAAGAACCCCGACAAGTTCTGGGGCAAGCACGGCAAGCGCATCGACTGGTTCAAACCCTACACCAAGGTCAAGAACACCTCCTTCACCGGCAAGGTCTCGATCAAGTGGTTCGAGGACGGCCTGACCAACGTCTCCTACAACTGCATCGACCGCCACCTGAAGAAGCGCGGCGACCAGACCGCCATCATCTGGGAAGGCGACAACCCCTACGACGACAAGAAGATCACCTACAACGAGCTCTACGAGCATGTCTGCCGTCTTGCCAACGTGATGAAGAAGCACGGCGTCAAGAAGGGCGACCGCGTCACCATCTACATGCCGATGATTCCTGAAGCGGCTTATGCGATGCTTGCCTGCACGCGTATCGGCGCCATCCATTCGATCGTCTTCGGCGGCTTCTCGCCAGACGCGCTCGCCGGCCGCATCGTCGACTGCGAATCGACCTTCGTCATCACCGCCGACGAGGGTCTGCGCGGCGGCAAGGCCATTCCGCTCAAGGAAAACACAGACAAGGCAATCGACATTGCCGCCAAGCATCATGTCATGGTCAAGGACGTGCTGGTGGTGCGCCGCACCGGCGGCAAGATCGGCTGGGCGCCGGGCCGCGACCACTGGTATCACGACGAGGTTCGTTCGGTGAAAGCCGAATGCAAGCCCGAGAAGATGAAGGCCGAGGATCCGCTGTTCATCCTCTACACGTCGGGTTCGACCGGCAAGCCGAAGGGCGTGTTGCACACGACAGGCGGCTATCTCGTCTACGCCTCGATGACCCATCAGTATGTCTTCGACTACCATGACGGCGACATCTACTGGTGCACGGCCGATGTCGGTTGGGTCACCGGCCACAGCTACATCGTCTATGGCCCGCTTGCCAATGGCGCTACCACGCTGATGTTCGAGGGCGTGCCCAACTACCCGTCCGCCTCGCGTTTCTGGGACGTCGTCGACAAGCACAAGGTCAACATCTTCTACACCGCCCCCACCGCCATCCGCGCCTTGATGGGCGCCGGCGACGACCATGTGAAGAAGACTTCGCGCAAGTCGCTGCGCGTTCTGGGTTCGGTCGGCGAGCCAATCAATCCGGAAGCCTGGGAGTGGTATTACAACGTCGTCGGCGACAAGAAAGTGCCGATCGTCGATACCTGGTGGCAGACCGAAACAGGCGGCATCCTGATCACGCCGCTGCCGGGCGCCACCGACCTCAAGCCGGGCTCGGCGACACGGCCGTTCTTCGGCGTGGTTCCCGAACTGGTCGACAACGAGGGCAAGGTGCTCGAGGGTGCGGCCGACGGCAACCTCTGCATCACCGACTCCTGGCCAGGCCAGATGCGCACCGTCTATGGCGACCATGAGCGCTTCATCCAGACCTACTTCTCAACCTACAAGGGCAAGTACTTCACCGGCGACGGCTGCCGCCGCGACGACGACGGCTACTACTGGATCACCGGCCGCGTCGACGACGTGATCAACGTCTCCGGCCACCGCATGGGTACGGCGGAAGTCGAGTCGGCGCTGGTCAGCCACGACAAGGTCTCGGAAGCCGCCGTCGTCGGCTACCCGCACGACATCAAGGGCCAGGGCATCTACAGCTACGTCACGCTGATGTCCGGCATCGAGGCCACCGAGGACCTGCGCAAGGAACTCGTCGCCCATGTCCGCAAGGAGATCGGCGCCATCGCCTCGCCCGACAAGATCCAGTTCGCGCCAGGCCTGCCCAAGACCCGCTCAGGCAAGATCATGCGTCGCATTCTCCGCAAGATCGCCGAGGACGATTTCGCAGCACTCGGCGACACCTCGACGCTGGCCGATCCGGCTGTGGTCGACGACCTGGTCGCCAACAGGCAAAACAAGAAAGCCTGA
- a CDS encoding creatininase family protein, giving the protein MAREVEWARMTAPDLREIAARGNAMAILPVGSLEQHGPHLPVITDTASAEAAARRAARLIADDVPLAVLPGLWLGMSEHHLPFGGTISLDYTAYFHVLKSIVRSLKAIGFERLLIVNGHGGNIDPLAMSTRELAVEFAMPIVYTTPWMLAPEETAALFETDNGPKHACEGEASVMLAISPDTVKSDKFEEAFTAEAGKREAPDGAHRFYSFSERAPNTGTWGVPAKGTVEKGELFLDLHARELAKLIVDPILWTRPDPVWRAGRGLGTRDGRAD; this is encoded by the coding sequence ATGGCACGAGAAGTTGAGTGGGCACGGATGACCGCGCCGGACCTGCGCGAGATCGCGGCGCGCGGCAACGCCATGGCGATCCTGCCTGTCGGCTCGCTGGAGCAGCACGGCCCTCATCTGCCTGTCATCACCGACACCGCCAGCGCCGAAGCGGCAGCCCGGCGCGCGGCGCGCTTGATCGCCGATGACGTGCCGCTGGCCGTGCTTCCCGGCCTGTGGCTCGGCATGAGCGAGCACCACCTGCCTTTCGGCGGCACGATCAGCCTCGACTACACCGCCTATTTCCATGTGCTGAAGTCGATCGTCCGGTCGCTGAAGGCCATCGGCTTCGAGCGCCTCCTGATCGTCAACGGTCATGGCGGCAACATCGACCCGCTGGCGATGTCGACGCGCGAACTGGCGGTCGAGTTCGCCATGCCCATCGTCTACACGACGCCCTGGATGCTGGCGCCCGAGGAAACGGCGGCGCTGTTTGAAACCGACAACGGCCCCAAGCACGCTTGCGAGGGCGAGGCTTCGGTGATGCTGGCGATTTCTCCCGACACGGTGAAATCGGACAAGTTCGAGGAGGCCTTCACCGCCGAGGCCGGCAAGCGCGAGGCGCCCGACGGCGCGCACCGCTTCTACTCGTTCTCCGAACGCGCGCCCAACACCGGCACATGGGGCGTTCCGGCCAAGGGCACGGTTGAGAAAGGCGAGCTCTTCCTCGACCTGCACGCCAGGGAACTGGCCAAGCTGATCGTCGATCCGATCCTGTGGACCCGACCGGATCCCGTCTGGAGAGCAGGACGCGGCCTCGGCACGCGCGACGGCCGCGCCGACTGA
- a CDS encoding excalibur calcium-binding domain-containing protein, which produces MSEPQGYRVPGFWGMKLLQTCMRIAPILGFLLITSMETGSAARMELDRSNGLPVVLAQARSCKQVSSCAEAVELWCNGYRRADADNDGIPCENVCPSKELVDQLRDRIGC; this is translated from the coding sequence TTGAGCGAACCTCAGGGCTATCGTGTGCCGGGCTTTTGGGGGATGAAATTGCTTCAGACGTGCATGCGGATCGCGCCGATCCTTGGATTTCTTCTGATCACATCGATGGAAACGGGTTCTGCGGCGCGCATGGAATTGGACCGTTCAAACGGCCTGCCTGTTGTGCTGGCCCAGGCTCGAAGCTGCAAGCAGGTTAGTTCATGCGCCGAGGCTGTCGAGTTGTGGTGCAACGGCTATCGGCGCGCCGATGCCGACAATGATGGCATTCCTTGCGAGAACGTCTGCCCGTCCAAGGAACTGGTCGATCAGTTGCGCGACCGGATCGGCTGTTGA
- a CDS encoding DUF2235 domain-containing protein: MSQTSDAWVLVFSDGTGQRGVRADEVEQIGDQHFKNTNVFQMYSAIDGRPGIRAFYDAGLGAPEEGEWDWTRTLRNLWSKATGWGITANIVDCYEALLREWRPGMKIGLFGFSRGAYTARCVGGVLSVCGIAMTDKGAPISRDETGPGAIRRRAIAEEAVKAYKIKNSSERRKAGADFAARYAGQAVVPDVIGVFDTVRALGLPGIMNVVNPYQHEFHDNELSTRVPVGLHALSVDENRKTFAPVLWADPDAESRTAGQVIEQCWFPGVHSDIGGGYADDDRLALLSLGWMVDRLRVLSGLDFPIAVDLDGKVLGEVHDERTGLGIFWLPGERTVRGKAQDLDRLCANIERRFDDYALSYRPEPLRRHPRVSHYFG, encoded by the coding sequence ATGTCTCAGACAAGCGATGCTTGGGTTCTGGTCTTTTCAGACGGCACCGGCCAGCGCGGCGTCAGGGCCGACGAGGTCGAGCAGATAGGCGACCAGCACTTCAAGAACACCAATGTCTTCCAGATGTATTCGGCCATCGACGGCAGGCCGGGCATCAGGGCCTTCTACGATGCCGGGCTCGGCGCGCCGGAAGAGGGCGAATGGGACTGGACGCGCACCTTGCGCAACCTCTGGAGCAAGGCCACTGGCTGGGGCATCACCGCCAACATCGTCGATTGCTACGAGGCGCTGCTGCGGGAATGGCGCCCTGGCATGAAGATCGGGCTGTTCGGATTTTCCCGCGGCGCCTACACCGCCCGCTGCGTCGGCGGCGTGCTTTCGGTCTGCGGCATCGCCATGACCGACAAGGGCGCGCCGATTTCACGCGACGAAACCGGACCAGGGGCGATCAGGCGACGGGCGATCGCGGAGGAGGCCGTCAAGGCCTACAAGATCAAGAACAGTTCGGAGCGACGGAAAGCCGGCGCGGATTTCGCCGCCCGGTATGCCGGGCAGGCCGTGGTGCCCGATGTCATCGGCGTGTTCGATACGGTGCGGGCGCTCGGCCTGCCAGGCATCATGAACGTGGTCAATCCGTACCAGCACGAGTTCCACGATAACGAACTGTCGACGCGCGTGCCGGTCGGTCTGCACGCATTGTCGGTCGACGAGAATCGCAAGACGTTTGCGCCGGTGCTGTGGGCCGACCCCGATGCCGAAAGCCGTACCGCCGGCCAGGTCATCGAGCAATGCTGGTTTCCCGGCGTGCATTCCGACATTGGCGGCGGTTATGCCGACGACGACCGCCTTGCCCTGCTCAGCCTCGGCTGGATGGTCGACCGGCTCCGCGTCCTGTCGGGCCTCGACTTCCCGATAGCGGTCGACCTCGATGGCAAGGTGCTTGGCGAGGTCCATGACGAGCGCACCGGCCTCGGCATCTTCTGGCTGCCCGGCGAGCGCACGGTGCGCGGCAAGGCCCAGGATCTCGACAGGCTGTGCGCCAATATCGAGCGTCGCTTCGACGATTATGCGCTATCCTACCGGCCCGAGCCGCTCAGGCGGCACCCGCGTGTAAGCCACTATTTCGGCTAG
- a CDS encoding MerR family transcriptional regulator, which translates to MKIGELARRSGLTAYTIRYYEQIGLLPVADKDASGQRDYDASILSWIEFLGHLKTTGMPIREMLRYAALRQMGPATDAERCALLETHRDKVRAHIADLQSNLLVLDAKIAGYGDAEKRIETNGHQQRKPLRAR; encoded by the coding sequence ATGAAGATCGGCGAGCTTGCCAGGCGCAGCGGTTTGACCGCCTACACCATCCGCTACTACGAGCAGATCGGCTTGTTGCCTGTCGCCGACAAGGATGCATCGGGGCAGCGCGACTACGATGCCTCGATCCTCTCCTGGATCGAGTTCCTCGGTCACCTCAAGACCACCGGCATGCCGATCCGCGAAATGCTGCGTTATGCAGCTCTTCGACAGATGGGGCCGGCCACCGACGCCGAGCGATGCGCCCTGCTCGAAACACACCGCGACAAGGTGCGGGCGCATATCGCCGACCTCCAGTCTAACCTCCTCGTTCTCGACGCCAAGATTGCCGGCTATGGCGACGCAGAAAAAAGGATCGAGACCAATGGACATCAGCAACGAAAGCCGCTTCGAGCGCGGTAA
- the lptE gene encoding LPS assembly lipoprotein LptE — translation MSLPEARKSNGSLRAVARVALLSSIVLASACTVRPLYSDGPASAGVEAGTATQLASINIKPVNTRYGQEVRNHLIFMFNGGAGQPATASYSMDLSVASLTESSLLAQVTSKDDEPTAGTVTLTGTYAVTDIKTAKVVASGRRSVTSSYDRPRQEYANMRAQRDAENRAARELAELLRLAIAQEMTKR, via the coding sequence ATGTCGTTGCCTGAGGCGCGTAAGTCCAACGGTTCGTTGCGTGCTGTCGCGCGCGTCGCGTTGCTTTCTTCCATCGTGCTCGCTTCGGCCTGCACGGTCCGCCCGCTCTATTCGGACGGACCGGCATCGGCGGGCGTCGAGGCCGGAACGGCAACGCAGCTCGCTTCGATCAACATCAAGCCGGTCAACACGCGTTACGGCCAGGAAGTCCGCAACCATCTGATCTTCATGTTCAATGGCGGGGCAGGGCAGCCGGCCACAGCATCCTATTCGATGGACCTTTCGGTCGCGTCGCTGACGGAGTCGTCGCTTCTCGCCCAGGTGACGAGCAAGGACGACGAGCCGACCGCAGGCACAGTGACCCTGACGGGCACCTATGCCGTGACCGACATCAAGACGGCCAAGGTCGTGGCCAGCGGCAGGCGCAGCGTGACGTCGTCCTATGACCGGCCGCGCCAGGAATACGCCAACATGCGGGCCCAGCGCGATGCGGAAAACCGTGCGGCGCGTGAGCTGGCCGAACTGCTGCGGCTCGCCATCGCCCAGGAAATGACCAAGCGCTAG
- the leuS gene encoding leucine--tRNA ligase: protein MATERYNPRASEPKWQKAWADAKLFETVNDDPRPKYYVLEMFPYPSGRIHMGHVRNYTMGDVVARYRRALGCNVLHPMGWDAFGMPAENAAMQNKVHPKAWTYQNIDTMRTQLKSMGLSLDWSREFATCDVDYYHRQQMLFIDFVEKGLVTRKSSKVNWDPEDMTVLANEQVIDGRGWRSGALVEQRELTQWFFKITDFAQDLSDALDGLDEWPEKVKLMQRNWIGRSEGLLIRWPLAEGTAPAGESELEVYTTRPDTIFGASFMAISADHPLAKKAAESKPELAAFMEDVRRMGTSVAALETAEKKGMDTGIRVVHPFDPSWTLPVYVANFVLMDYGTGAIFGCPSGDQRDLDFANKYGLPVVPVVMPEGGDAATFQVTEEAYTDDGVMINSRFLDGMKPKDAFNDVATRLEQISIGNRPMGERKVQFRLRDWGISRQRYWGCPIPMIHCDDCGVVAVPKADLPVKLPDDVEFDRPGNPLDRHPTWRHVACPKCGKDARRETDTMDTFVDSSWYFARFTAPWENEPTDPKAANEWLPVDQYIGGIEHAILHLLYSRFFTRAMREAGHLNLAEPFKGLFTQGMVVHETYKGPNGWVTPAEIKIEEVDGKRRAALLSNGTPIEIGSIEKMSKSKKNVVDPDDIIASYGADTARWFMLSDSPPERDVIWTEAGVEGAHRFVQRVWRLISESADVLAKAEPKAAHDGDAAAVSKAAHKALKAVGEDIGKLAFNKAVARIYELSNTLQAPLADAAAGKASVEMVSALREAVDILIVMIAPMMPHLAEECWTSIGGEGMVADRPWPTFDPALIVDNEITYPIQINGKKRADLTIARDADQLTVEKAALALEAVQKALDGKSPRKVIVVPQRIVNVVA, encoded by the coding sequence ATGGCAACCGAACGATACAATCCGCGCGCGTCCGAACCCAAATGGCAGAAGGCCTGGGCCGACGCAAAGCTCTTCGAGACCGTGAACGACGATCCACGGCCGAAGTACTACGTGCTCGAGATGTTCCCCTATCCGTCGGGCCGCATCCATATGGGCCACGTCCGCAACTACACGATGGGCGACGTCGTGGCGCGCTATCGCCGGGCGCTGGGCTGCAACGTGCTGCACCCGATGGGCTGGGACGCCTTCGGCATGCCTGCGGAAAACGCGGCGATGCAGAACAAGGTCCACCCCAAGGCGTGGACCTACCAGAACATCGACACGATGCGAACGCAGCTGAAGTCGATGGGCCTGTCGCTCGACTGGAGCCGCGAGTTCGCGACCTGCGACGTCGACTATTATCACCGCCAGCAGATGCTGTTCATCGACTTCGTCGAGAAGGGCCTGGTGACGCGCAAGTCCTCGAAGGTCAACTGGGACCCAGAGGACATGACCGTGCTCGCCAACGAGCAGGTGATCGACGGACGCGGCTGGCGCTCGGGCGCGCTGGTCGAACAGCGCGAGCTGACGCAGTGGTTCTTCAAGATCACCGATTTCGCGCAGGACCTGTCCGATGCGCTCGATGGCCTCGACGAGTGGCCCGAGAAGGTCAAGCTGATGCAGCGCAACTGGATCGGCCGCTCGGAAGGCCTGCTGATCCGCTGGCCGCTGGCTGAAGGTACGGCACCCGCTGGCGAGAGCGAGCTGGAAGTCTATACGACGCGTCCGGACACGATCTTCGGCGCCTCGTTCATGGCGATCTCGGCCGACCATCCGCTGGCCAAGAAGGCTGCCGAGAGCAAGCCCGAGCTCGCCGCCTTCATGGAAGACGTGCGCCGCATGGGCACGTCGGTCGCAGCGCTCGAGACCGCCGAGAAGAAGGGCATGGACACCGGCATCCGCGTCGTCCATCCATTCGATCCGAGCTGGACGCTGCCGGTCTATGTCGCGAACTTCGTTTTAATGGACTACGGCACGGGCGCCATCTTCGGCTGCCCGTCTGGGGACCAGCGCGACCTCGATTTCGCCAACAAGTATGGTCTGCCGGTGGTTCCGGTGGTGATGCCGGAAGGCGGCGATGCCGCGACCTTCCAGGTCACCGAGGAGGCTTATACCGACGACGGCGTGATGATCAATTCGCGCTTCCTCGATGGCATGAAGCCGAAGGACGCGTTCAACGACGTCGCCACCCGTCTCGAGCAGATCTCGATCGGCAACCGACCGATGGGCGAGCGCAAGGTGCAGTTCCGCCTGCGTGACTGGGGCATTTCGCGCCAGCGTTACTGGGGTTGCCCGATCCCGATGATCCACTGCGACGATTGCGGCGTGGTGGCGGTGCCAAAGGCCGACCTGCCGGTCAAGCTGCCTGACGATGTCGAGTTCGACCGTCCGGGCAATCCGCTTGACCGTCATCCGACCTGGCGCCATGTCGCCTGCCCGAAATGCGGCAAGGATGCACGCCGCGAGACCGACACGATGGACACGTTCGTCGATTCGTCGTGGTATTTCGCGCGCTTCACCGCACCGTGGGAGAACGAGCCGACCGATCCGAAGGCCGCCAACGAGTGGCTGCCGGTCGACCAGTATATCGGCGGCATCGAGCATGCGATCCTGCACCTGCTCTATTCGCGCTTCTTCACTCGGGCCATGCGCGAGGCCGGCCATCTGAATCTGGCCGAGCCGTTCAAGGGGCTGTTCACGCAAGGCATGGTCGTGCACGAGACCTATAAGGGTCCGAACGGCTGGGTCACGCCGGCCGAGATCAAGATCGAGGAAGTCGATGGAAAGCGCCGCGCGGCGCTGCTCTCCAACGGCACGCCCATCGAGATCGGCTCGATCGAGAAGATGTCGAAGTCGAAGAAGAACGTGGTCGACCCCGACGACATCATCGCCAGCTACGGCGCCGATACGGCCCGCTGGTTCATGCTGTCGGACTCGCCACCCGAGCGCGACGTCATCTGGACCGAGGCCGGCGTCGAAGGCGCCCACCGTTTCGTGCAGCGCGTCTGGCGCCTGATCTCCGAATCGGCAGACGTGCTGGCCAAGGCCGAGCCGAAGGCCGCGCATGACGGCGATGCCGCAGCGGTCTCCAAGGCGGCGCACAAGGCGCTGAAGGCGGTCGGCGAGGACATCGGCAAGCTGGCCTTCAACAAGGCCGTCGCGCGCATCTACGAGCTGAGCAACACGCTGCAGGCTCCGCTGGCCGATGCGGCTGCAGGCAAGGCTTCGGTCGAGATGGTTTCGGCGCTGCGCGAGGCGGTCGACATCCTGATCGTGATGATCGCGCCGATGATGCCGCATTTGGCGGAAGAGTGCTGGACGTCGATCGGCGGTGAGGGAATGGTTGCTGACAGGCCGTGGCCGACATTCGATCCGGCACTGATCGTCGACAACGAAATCACGTACCCGATTCAGATCAACGGCAAGAAGCGGGCGGATTTGACAATTGCCCGCGACGCAGATCAATTGACCGTCGAAAAAGCGGCGCTGGCACTGGAAGCAGTGCAGAAGGCGCTGGATGGTAAGTCGCCGCGCAAGGTGATCGTTGTGCCGCAGAGGATCGTCAATGTCGTTGCCTGA